The genomic stretch TCATCGAGGTCCATTTGGCCGATAATGGCACGCAGATTGGTCATGACCAGGTTGCGGGTGGCGTGCTCGTAATGATCGATCCCGAAAATAGCCTTGTGAGGGGTATGGATGTTGATGAAGGCAATGGCGTTGGTAATGATCACCGCATTATCCCGCGTGATGACTTCCTGACTGGGAATATCTAGGGAGATGTCTTTGCGTGTGACCTTGGCGGCGATGGTGTCGATGTAGGGGATAATGATGTTCAAACCCGGCTTCAGTGTCGATTGATACTTGCCGAGACGCATAATGACAAATTCGTAGCCCTGCGGGACAATCTTGACTCCGGCGGAGATGGTGATGACAACAAGCAACAAAATGGCGCCAATAATAATCAGTGCGATATCCATGATTTTTCCTTTAACTGGAGCGATAATAGGACCCGCCGCAAACAGTCTCGGCGTCAAATGGCGTGGTCAGAACAAACGTGTTTAAACTAGAAGCACCGTCTCTTAGTGAACCTTCTCAACTTTGAGAATTTTTCCATCCCCCGTGCGATCTTCCTCTCCCCCGACTGAAACCAATACGGCCACCACCCGGAGACGGTCCCCGGTGTTGATCGGTTCATCGGCCGTATACGCCCAGGATTCGTAGCCAAGAACGGGGACAGAAAAAACCACGCGACCGCTCTCCCCGGGAACCAGGGCTCTGGTGGCGGCAATGCCGGTCTGGCCGACGGCGAGGTTCTCATCCATCGCGGAGGATAAGTTTCTTTGGCGCGGGCGAAAATAGCGAAACCACCCAAAGGTGAAAAAAATACTGGAGACGGAAAAGACCAGCAACTGCCATTCAAGAGCCAGGCCTGGCAGAACCGCCACTAAAAGACCGGTTAAAAGGGCCCCCAGGCCGAACCAGAAGATGGTAAAGGAAGGAACCACCAGTTCAAGAAGCACCAGAATGATCCCCACCAGAACCCAATGCCACCAGAGTAGAGTTGTCATTGCCCCTCAACTTTAAAAATCCGTGAATTATCCATTGGCTGCGCCGGCATGATTCCACAAACCTGCCGGCAATACCACATAATTCGGACCGACCTGCCACTCATGCCTGGCAGGAGGGACAGAAATAAGTGGAGCGGCCCGCCTGCACGATTTTGGTTATAGGCTTTCCGCATCGGGAACAGTTCTGGTTCTCACGGCCGTAGACAGCGAAAACAAATGGGAAATATCCCGGCTTTTCTCCGGTCACCGGTTCGTAAAAACGGTGAAGAGACTGTTGACCGCTCTCGATCGCACGGCTCAGAACTTTCTTCACGGCCACGGAAAGGCGATCGCATTGCACGCGAGTCAGTTGACCGGCGGCTCGCAAGGGCGATATCCCGGCCGCAAAGAGGGCTTCATTCGCGTAGATATTGCCGAGGCCGGCCACGACCTTCTGATCCATGAGGACATTCTTTACCGGGGCCGATCGACCGCTGAAACGATCCTGCAAAAATGCACCGTCTACTCTCGCGTCATCGGGTTCAGGACCGAGATCAGCCAACAGAGAGTGGCACAAGGGATCACCCTCGACCCATAAAAACGACCCGAAGCGACGCACATCGTTATAACGCAGACAGATATCGTTTTCAAAGACCAGATCCAGGTGATCATGACGATGGGCCGGGCTATCGGGGGAAACCATCCGAAAGAAGCCGCTCATACCCAAATGGACCAGCAAGGTGCCAGCACTCATCCGCAGCAGCAGAAATTTGGCACGGCGCTCCACTCTATGCACCACCTGGCCAGGCAGAATATGTACAAGCCGGGGATCGACCGGCCAGCGCAAATCCGCGTTGCGCAAGACCACATGGCGCACCTGCCGGCCCTGGATGGCGGCGCTTATTCCCTGACGGGTGATTTCGACTTCAGGCAGTTCCGGCATATCAGGGCCTGAACCAACCGATCTGATTGAGCAGTACCAAGGCAACAGCGCCCGGAGCGACATATTTTATTAAAACGTGCCACACCGGGTAGAGCCAGGGCCGATCCTTACCGCCGTCAAGGGCATCCTGCCGCCTGGAGCCTTTCCAGAACCAGCCAGCATAGACGGCGACGAAAAAACCACCGAGCGGCAGCAGATAGGAAGAAACGAGGGCATTGACGAAATCAAAGAAGGTCTGTCCGAAAAAGGGGGTAAACTCAGCGAGGCGGTTGAAGGAAAGAGCCGAGGGAATCCCGACGACGAAGGCGGCGCCGCCCAGTAACAGGGTAGACGCCCCCCTCCCCCAGCCTTTTTCGTCGACCAGGTACGAAACCGAGACCTCAAGCATGGAAATGGAAGAGGACAAGGCGGCAAATGAGAGAAGGAGAAAGAAGAGAACCGCGAGGACGGAACCAAAAGGCATCGTGGAAAAAACGATGGGAATGGTCTGAAAAACGAGACCTGGCCCGCTGTTCGGTTCCAGGCCGGCGGCAAAAACGACGGGAAAAATTGCCAGCCCGGCCAAGAGGGCGACCATGATGTCGAGCAAGGTGATCCGTACGGACAAAGAGAGCAGATCGGCCTTCTGGTCCAGATAGGACCCATAGGTGATCATGGTGGCAGCACCCAGTGAAAGCGTGAAAAAAGCGTGGCCCAAGGCATCCAGAAGTGCAGTGGGGGTGAGTTTGGCAAAGTCGGGCCAAAACATGAACTCAAGACCAGCCCTGGCTCCCGGCGAGAGCATGCCGCGCAGAAAGAGCAGCAACAGCAGCAGAAACAAAAGCGGCATCAGGATTTTACTCCAGCGTTCGATACCACCGCGCACTCCGCCAATCACGATGCCAACGGTAGCCACCAGAAAGCTCCCTTGCCAAAAAACAACCTGGGCCGGCGATGAAACGAGTTGACCGAAAAGTGCATTGATTTCTTCCGCACTGCGCCCTTGGAAGCCACCGGAAGCGGCCTGCAGGACGTAATCGAAGCTCCAGCCTGCCACGACGGCATAAAATGACAGCAGCAGAAAAGAAGAGCACACTCCCAACCAGCCAATAAAACGCCAACGAGTCCGTTTTTTCTCAAGGACAGCAAAACAGCCAACGGCGTCTCTCTGGCCGCGTCGGCCAATATGCAACTCGGCCATCATGATCGGCAGACCAACCAGCAGGATACAGACCAGGTAGACGAGGACAAAGGCGCCACCGCCGTTCTGGCCGGTAATGTAGGGAAACTTCCAGATGTTGCCAAGGCCTATGGCGCTGCCGGCCGCCGCCAGGATAAAACCAAGGCGGCTGGCCCACTGCGCCCGTGCGCCAGAACCCTTCATCTCTCTTCCTTTATCACCTGTCTAGAAATAGACTTTGTCCTTAACCCGATCGAAATCAGCCTTATCCAGATCGACCACAGCGCCGTCATAATCTGTTCGGTCCATTTTCTGACTGGAATGGTACCGCCACTCTCCATCCTCCCGATAGAAGAGCGAGAGTTCGAAACTCTCATTCAAAGTTCCTCGATAAACTGTCTCGAGGTAAAAGATGACGTGGGCGGCTGATTCAGTGATGTCCTCACGGATGATCCGGCACTGCCGGATGGAGAAATCCGAGGATAGATTCGCTTTTCCGTAATGGATATAGGCGTCGCGCTCGGGAAACTGCTGTCGAAAATGGGAATCGCCGTGGTAGGTGTCGTAAATCAGACCGAAATTGCCTTCGTCAAAGGCACGCGCTCTCGCCCGGACCAGACCGGCGGGTGAAAGTCCACGAAGATCCTCTACCGTTTGCCTTTGCAGCAAACAGCACTTTTTGTATTTTTTATCGCTGCCGCAGGGGCAGAGATCATTGCGACTGATTTTGGCGCTCATATAAACCTTGAAACAATAGTTGAAACTGGCCCCCGGGCCTACTCTTTCAGGCGCGGGTCAAGGGCGTCCCGAATGCCCTCACCCAGCAGGTTGTACCCGAGTACCGTAACGAGGATAGCCAAGCCGGGGAAAGCGGAAAGCCACCAGGCGGTGCCCAGGGTCTGTTTGCCGGCAATCAGCATGTTGCCCCAGGATGGCGTGGGCGGCTGCACCCCTATTCCCAAAAAGGACAGCGCACTTTCGGTCAGGATGGCGCCGGCCACCCCCAGGGTCGCCGAGACCAGAACGGGCGATAAAGCATTGGGTAGGATATGGCGAAAAATGATCCGCAGATCCGAACCACCCAGGGCCAGAGCTGCCAGGACGAAATCCCTCTCGCGAAGAGAGAGAAACTCGGCCCGCACCAGCCGAGCGACGCCCATCCAACCCGTCAATCCGATAATGATCATGATGTTCCAAATCGACGGTTCGAGAAAGGCGATGACGGCGAGGATGAGAAAAAAAGTGGGAAAGCAGAGCATGATATCGACAAAGCGCATGATGACGGCATCGACCCACCCCCCGTAGTAACCGGCCAGGGCGCCGACAAAGATGCCGATCAAGGTGGCGATGCCGACGGCAACGAAGCCAACCAGCAGCGAGATCCGGGCGCCATAGAGAATGCGCGTCATGACGTCGCGGCCCAGATCGTCCGTTCCCAGGGGATAGGCCAGGCCAGGAGACTGCAGCCGATGGGGGATATCGATGGCGCCGGGATCACCGCCGATCACAGAGGCCAGAAGAGCGAGAAGGAACATCCCCAGCACTATGGCCAGACCGGCCAGAGCCATGCGGTTCCGTCGAAACCGCGGCCAGAAGACATCGAGAAGGAAGGATTGTTTTTTGCCACTACCCATAGATACGGCCTGTTTCAAGGATACGGACGGCGACCCAGATCAAGACGCTATCCTTCAGGATTTGCGAATGCGCGGATCGGCCAGAGCATAGCTCAAATCAGCGATGAGGTTGCCCACCAGGGTTAAAATGGCGCCCATGACCAGAATGCCCATAATCAGAGGATAATCACGCATCATGACACCATCATAAAAAAGTTTGCCCATCCCGGGAATGGCAAAAATTGTTTCGAAGATAACGCTGCCGCCAATAAGTCCGGGCACGGACAACCCCAGAATGGTGATGACGGGAAGCAGGGCGTTGCGTAACGCATGCTTGTAAATGACCGCCCTTTCCGCCAGTCCCTTGGCCCGCGCGGTCAGAATGTAGTCCTGCCGCACGACCTCAAGCATATTGGAGCGCATATAGCGGGAAAAACCGGCCAGGCCGCCAAAAGCCGATACAAAAACCGGAAAAATCAGGTGATGCACCCGATCCCAAATCTGCTCTGCCCAGCCAAGATATTCGTGCCCCAGTGATTTGATACCGGCAATCGGGAACAATCCCAGCTGCACGCCAAGATAATCCATGAGCAGCAGGGCAAGCCAGAAGGAGGGAGTAGCAAAGCCGACAAAAACGAAAATGGTGGTCAAACGGTCAAACAGAGAATTGCGCTTGGTGGCGGCCAGAACGCCAATCGGCACCGAGACGGCCAGAATGAGGAGGATCGACAAAAGATTGATGAGAATAGTAATAGGCAGTCTCTCTAGAATCTTGTCGAGAACCGGGCGCCGATCCTGCGAAAAGGAGTCACCGAAATCGAGTCGTGCGAGTCTCCCCAGCCATTTGCCATACTGAACCAGCAAAGGCTGGTCGAGATCGTACTGGGCGCGCAGGCGCTCTTTCAACTCGACACTCGCCTCCGGATTGAGGTCGGTCTGCATATCGGTGGGTTCACCTGGAGCCAGATGAATCACGACGAAAGAGATCAGAGTGATCCCCAGCAGCAGCGGAACCATCATCAGGAGTCTTTTAAGGAGATACTGAAACAAGATCGGTCCTTTTCTGGGGCAGTGCCCGCCGGCAAAAGATCAGCGCGTGTACTTATGTTGGCCAGCGGGAACATACCACTCGATAAAATTGTGCATGATGCCGGCGGGTGCGGGCTCGATCCCCCGGAAGCGCTCGGCCACCACGGGTAGCGCGTCAGGAACATAGAGAAAGGTGTAAGGCTGCTCTTCCGCCAGGATTTCCTGAAAGCGGTCGTAAAGCTTTTTGCGCTCTTCCTGCGAAAGGGTCCGCCGCCCTTTCTCCAGCAGTTCATCGACCTCGGGATGGCGGAATTGAACGAAATTGAGTTCGCCGGGTCGGGTCTTGCTGCTGTGCCAGACGTTGTACGAATCAGGATCGGGGGGAATGGTCCACCCCAGGATGGTCGCATCGAAGTTGCCGGGGTTGATAAATTCCTTCAGGAACGAAGCCCATTCGATCACCCGCAAACGGACCTCGATCCCTACCTCACGCAGCCGCCGCTGGATAATCTCACCACTTTTGATGCGCTGATCATTGCCCTGGTTGGTGACGATGGTAAAGGAAAACGGTTTTCCCTCCTTGTCGAGAATGCCATCACCGTCGTGGTCCTGCCAGCCCGCTTCGGCCAACAGGGCCCGTGAGCGCTCAGGATCGTAGGCGTAAGTTTTCACCTGAGGATTATAGGCCCACGACCCAGGTTTGTAAGGCCCCGTCGCCACCTGTCCGAGCCCGAGCAGGACGCCATCGATCAGCTCATTCTTGTCAATCGCATAGGAGATGGCTTGCCGCACCCTTTTATCCTGAAAAAGAGCTTTACGCAGGTTGTAGCCCAGATAGGTGTAGCCCGATGAGGGGTAGCGGTATTTGTTGAAGCGGCGCCGGAAGGCAGGGGTTTCCGTCTGGGTCTCGAACTGAATGGGATTGAGCCCCATGTAATCGAGACCGCCGGAAAGAAGCTCCAGAAACATGGTCGACTGATCAGGAATGACCCGATAAAGAACCCTCTTGATGTAGGGTTTCCCTTCAAAATAATCCTCGTTGGCCTCCAGGACGATCTTTTCGCCGGGACTCCATTCTTTGAACACATAAGGACCGGTACCTACAGGCGCGCGGGACAGGGGGCTCTGGGTGATATCCTTTCCCTCCAGCAGGTGTCTGGGCATAATGGAGACGCCCCAACTGATGAGAGCGGTCGCCAGTGGCTCCTCGTAAGACACCCGAAACGTCAGAGGATCAGGAGCTTCGGCCTTTTTGACCAGACGATATTGCTCCGCGTAGGCGGTAGGTGTGTTGGGGTCGACGTATAACTGGTAGGTGAACAGCACATCGGCTGACGTAAAAGGCGTCCCGTTATGCCAGCGCACATCGGGGCGCAGTTTGAAGGTAAGGGTTCTGTTGTCGTCGGAAATTGTCCAGGACTCTGCCAGCTCGCCCTCGATGGTGAAATTTTTGTCGTAGCGCACCAGGCCGTTATAGATCAGCCCGTTGATATCGGAAGAAGAAGAATCGGAAGCGAGAACAGGCAGCAGATTGCTGGCGTCGCCAATGGAGCCCATCACGATCGTGTCACCGTAAGCCGGTTCGTTGGAAACCTCGTCATCCGGCGACGTTATATTCTGAGGGTCGCAGCCGGATAGAAAAAGGATCAGCGCGAAGAGAAGACAGAAGCGGCTCATGGGGGTCTCCGGAAAATCAGGGCAAAGGCTTTATGGTGACGCCAGTCGGTGCCGTCATCTTGAAACGTTCGTGAGCAATCGGAATATTGACCTCGACCTCCGAAAAGGCAACCTCAGCCTGGGTCTGTCCCGCCGGAATCTCCACACCGATGCGATAGGGGAAAGCCGGCAAGTTCGTATCGAAATCGGCATAGGAGACGGAAAGCAGCTTTTCCGCCTGTCGAAAATAAGCGGAAGACAGCAGCCGCAGATCGGGGCTGAAAACCGCCTCCTGCGAATACTGGTCTTCGGCATAAAGCGTGAGACGGTAATGGCCTTCCGGCGTAGAGGAAACCTCGGTACGCTGAAAATCCACCAGGGGAACCTGATATAGAATGATTTTGACCAGATCCTCCACTTCAAAGGGAAGTCGTAAAAACTTCCCCAGGTTTTCAGACGAGGGCTTGCCTTCATAGAATTCAGCCGAATGGGGAAGATAGACGGACAGGTGATCCCTGTTGCTGGCCAGCACCATGTAGGTCTGACCAAATGGCCCCATCACTTCAGTACGCAGGCTGTGAGGTTTTTCCGCCAGCACGACCTGGCTGACCCTGATCGAGCGATCCCGGGTGGAAACATGGACTTTAGCCAGGCCTTTGAGTGACTGAAAATAATCGCCAGATGCGCGCAGCCGGTCCAGAAGACTGTTTTCGATATTAGCCGGCATGGGTGGAGGCACAAAGGCCACCCGGGGGGCACAGCTGGCCAGGAAAACCAGAAAAAGGAAAAAAAGACCCAGACGCATAAGGCGTCGGTTCGACTTCGACACAATGATCCTCGGTGACACCGCTAGAGCCCCCGCAACTTTTCTTGGACCCCGGCAGCCTCAGGATCAATGCGAAGGACGTCTTCATAGGTCTGCCGGGCTTTGTCGAAGGCTCCGGCGGCCACATAGGCATCGGCCAGATGATGAAGAACCACCGGATCCTGGGGCAAGAGAGCGGCCGCTTCTTCCAGCGCGGTCACGGCCTCGGTAAAACGCTCCATCCTGAAATAAACCCACCCCAGGGTGTCGAGGATATGTCCTTCTTTCTTGACCGTAAGGGCTCTTTGCACAAGCTCCAGGGCTTCATTCAGATTCTCACCGATTTCCGCATAGTGATAGGCGATGAAATTGAGGGCTTCGGCATGTTCAGGGTCAACATCCAAAGCCAATCGCATAGTCTCGAGAGCCTTTGCTCGCTGTCCGTCTTTTTCATGCACAAGTCCCATCTGATAATAGAGATTGGCACTTTCGGGAAAAAGGGCCAGCCCTTTCTGCAGGGTTGAAAGTGCCTCCTCGTAGCGTTTTTCACCTTCATAAAGGGAGGCCAAAAAGGCATAGGCGTCGGCGCGTCCGCCACCGTGAGAAAAAACGTCTTCAAGAACCGTGATGGCTTGATCTGTGCGCTCCAGACGAAAGTAGAGATAACTCATGTGGTAGCGGGCATCAGCATAGAGTTCGGATTCTTCCGAAAGGGCGGAAAAAGCCTCAAGCGCCTGTTGCCAATCTTCCAGTCTCTCAAGGGCCGAGCCCAGGTAAAAACGCGCCTGTTCCAGGTGAGGATTGTTTTTTAGCAATGTCCGGAAGACCGCTGCCGCTTCCGCAAACCGTTCCTGCTCCAGATAGATCAGGCCTATTTTCTGCCAGGCTTCTGCTTCGCTCGGATTCAAGGTGACAATTCTCTGAAGCTCCGACAGCGCTTCGTCCAAGCGATTTTCAAGAATATAGAGACGAGCGAGACGGTTGAGCAGGGCAAAACTTTCAGGCAACGCGGCAATCCCCTGACGATAGAGCTGCAGAGCTTTGGCCGACTCTGATTTCCCCTCATAAAGACTGCCGAGTTCCACGTAGGCCGTTTCGAGATCAGGCCTGTTCCGTATCAATTCCAGATAGGACTCCTCGGCGGGGACGGTCAGGCCAATTTCACGGTAAATTCGGGCTTTGGTGAGCAGGGCCCCGTAAAAATCTGGGTTATCCGAAATCGCCTGCGTGAGAAGATCGATGGCCTTTTCGGTGTCGCCCAGACGAGCATGAGAGACCGCCAGTTCCAAAAGGGCATTTTCTTCCTCTGGATCCAGCTCAACGACCCGTTTGAGGTATTCGACTGCCTGTCTGTTGTTGCCCTTGGCAAAATGGAGACTCCCGAGAAACAACAGGGCATCGATATAACCAGGATCGAGAATAACAGCGTCTTCGGCCGCCCTGAGCGCACCTTCGTCATTCCCCTGATGTATGGCCATCTGCGCCTGGGCATACTTCAGAAAAGCGGAATCCGGGTCAGCCTCCAAGGCGCCTTCAAGCATCGCCTGCGCCCTTTCCAGATCCCGGTCTGCGACGGCCAGGCGATAAAGGCTGAAGTAATGAAGGGCCTTGGCCTGGCTGTCAGTAACCCGGGAGACGTAAGGCGCCTCCCGGACCATTTCCCGAGGGGCGGTAGTGGTCGAAACACAGCCAGCCAGTAAAACAAAAAGAAAAAAAACAACGGATATCCGAAGATTCATAGGAACTCCAGCCATGGGGCTGCGCCACCTTAAAACTGCCAAACCCACTGAAAATACGAGGCAAAACGATACCATACTCCCTATTGGGCGTCAATTTTTTTCCAGTCCAGCCCCTCCCTTTACACCCTTGTCCCTTCTGTTAAAATTTCTCGGTCTCCTATACAGAACAAGGCTCTCTATGGATGCACAGGCACTTCTCCATAAGGCGATGCTCACATCGGACTTTTATCCTGATGAAAACGGCCCGGTGACTTTTACCGAAACGCATATCTCCCGGCTCTATTTCACCTCTGGACACGTCTATAAAATCAAAAAGTCAGTAAACCTCGGTTTTGTGGATTTTTCCAGCCTTGCACAACGGTATCAATACTGCCTTGAAGAAGTCCGCCTGAATCGCCGCTTGTGCCCTCAAATCTACCTTGGCGTCCTGCCGGTTTATTACGGCGAGAAAGGCTATCAGTTAAAGGGACCCGGGGAAATCCAGGAATATGCCGTTCACATGAAACGGCTGCCTGAAGACCGTATGCTCGACCGGCAGATCAATAACAAGATCCCCCAACTCGAAAGGCACATGGAGCGTCTCGGGCACCTGCTGGCTCTGTTTCATAAAAACGCTGAGATAGTCCGTCAGTCCCCCCCTTTCTATCGACAAAAGACCGCCTACAACTGGAAGGAAAACTTTGCTCAGATCGAACCGTATGTGGGGCACACGATAGAAGCAAGAGCAATTGCCATTATCCGCGAATGGGTTGAGGACTTTATCAGCGAGAAAGATGCCGAGCTGGACGCCAGGGAAAGACGGGGCTTCGTGCGTGACGGGCATGGAGATCTGCACGCCGAGCATATCTGCCTGACCGACCCCATTTGTATTTACGACTGTATCGAATTCAGTGAACGCTTCCGTATAGGCGATATCGTGGAAGATACCGCTTTTTTGTTGATGGACCTGGAATTCAGGGGGCGATGGGATCTGGCCGAAACTCTTTTACAGGCCTACAGCGCCCGGATTGATCTGGGCGACGGTTGGGAGGAGCTGCTACCCTTCTTCAAGGTTTACCGGGCTTTTGTAAGGGGAAAGGTCGATTCAATTCTCGCGGGAGAGTCGGAGGCCGCTGAATCAGTCCGCCTGGATGCAAAAGTTCTGGCTCGCCGTTATTTCAATCTGGCCCTGGGATACCTTTGCCCTCAAATTCTAGTGTTAACCTGCGGCCTTATGGGGACGGGAAAAACCACGGTGGCGAGAGGTCTATGCCGGGCAATCCCTGCCCTGCACCTGCGTTCCGACGAGGTCCGTAAAGAACTCCATGGACTGCCTGTTCTAAGCCGGCAGGAAGATGCTTTCAACCAGGGGCTCTATACACGCAGTGCCACCCAGAAAACCTACGAGGCACTTCTTGATACGGCCGAAAGGGCTCTGCAGGAGGGACAATCTGTGGTGGTGGACGCCTCTTTTTCCCTGAACGACCAACGCTCCCGCTTTTTCGAGATGGCCCGCCATCGAGGCATCCCTGCTTGTCTGATCGTCACGGAATGTTCCGCCGAAACCGCCTTGGCTCGCCTTGACCGTCGGCGAGAACAGGAGATAGATGCCTCGGATGGTCGGCGGGAACTGTACGAAAAACAGGCTGCCCGTTTTGAAGCAATCCAGGAGGGCAACGAGGTTATAAGAGTCGACACAACACAAGATGTTGATTATACTATCCAGAAAATCTTGCAACGCATCATAGGTACCGCGGGGTCTCACCCATGAAAGATCACTATCCCATACAGCTCAGGGATGCCTGGATCCTTTTTTTCATCCTGGGTCTGGTGATGATCAACTTCCCCTTCATCCATATTTTCAATAAAGAAACCACCATCTTCGGGATACCTCTGCTTATCCTCTACCTCCTCGTGGGATGGCCTGCCTCCATTGCCGTGGTCTATTTTTTCACCCGGACCCTAAAGACCAACCACAATGGCGCCCCTCCCCAACCTGAAGACGAAAAGGATGCTCGCTGAGTGCTGCCTGTCGCTTTGGTCACATCGGTTACTCTCGCCTACTTCGGCCTGCTCTTCGCTGTCGCCTACTACGCCGACAGGAAGCGAAAAGCGGGGCAAAGCATCATTTCGAACAGTTACATCTATTCTCTCTCCCTGGCCGTCTACTTTACCTCCTGGACCTTTTACGGCAGTGTGGGGCGGGCCGCCACATCCGGTCTCGATTTTCTCCCGACGTATCTGGGGCCAACGCTTATAGCCTTCAGCTGGTGGATTATCCTGCGCAAAATGGTGCGTATCAGTAAAGAGCAGAATATCGTCAGTATTGCCGACTTCATAGCCAGCC from Desulfuromonas sp. KJ2020 encodes the following:
- a CDS encoding YchJ family metal-binding protein; this encodes MSAKISRNDLCPCGSDKKYKKCCLLQRQTVEDLRGLSPAGLVRARARAFDEGNFGLIYDTYHGDSHFRQQFPERDAYIHYGKANLSSDFSIRQCRIIREDITESAAHVIFYLETVYRGTLNESFELSLFYREDGEWRYHSSQKMDRTDYDGAVVDLDKADFDRVKDKVYF
- a CDS encoding NfeD family protein, translating into MTTLLWWHWVLVGIILVLLELVVPSFTIFWFGLGALLTGLLVAVLPGLALEWQLLVFSVSSIFFTFGWFRYFRPRQRNLSSAMDENLAVGQTGIAATRALVPGESGRVVFSVPVLGYESWAYTADEPINTGDRLRVVAVLVSVGGEEDRTGDGKILKVEKVH
- the mutM gene encoding bifunctional DNA-formamidopyrimidine glycosylase/DNA-(apurinic or apyrimidinic site) lyase, with the protein product MPELPEVEITRQGISAAIQGRQVRHVVLRNADLRWPVDPRLVHILPGQVVHRVERRAKFLLLRMSAGTLLVHLGMSGFFRMVSPDSPAHRHDHLDLVFENDICLRYNDVRRFGSFLWVEGDPLCHSLLADLGPEPDDARVDGAFLQDRFSGRSAPVKNVLMDQKVVAGLGNIYANEALFAAGISPLRAAGQLTRVQCDRLSVAVKKVLSRAIESGQQSLHRFYEPVTGEKPGYFPFVFAVYGRENQNCSRCGKPITKIVQAGRSTYFCPSCQA
- a CDS encoding sodium-dependent transporter; the encoded protein is MKGSGARAQWASRLGFILAAAGSAIGLGNIWKFPYITGQNGGGAFVLVYLVCILLVGLPIMMAELHIGRRGQRDAVGCFAVLEKKRTRWRFIGWLGVCSSFLLLSFYAVVAGWSFDYVLQAASGGFQGRSAEEINALFGQLVSSPAQVVFWQGSFLVATVGIVIGGVRGGIERWSKILMPLLFLLLLLLFLRGMLSPGARAGLEFMFWPDFAKLTPTALLDALGHAFFTLSLGAATMITYGSYLDQKADLLSLSVRITLLDIMVALLAGLAIFPVVFAAGLEPNSGPGLVFQTIPIVFSTMPFGSVLAVLFFLLLSFAALSSSISMLEVSVSYLVDEKGWGRGASTLLLGGAAFVVGIPSALSFNRLAEFTPFFGQTFFDFVNALVSSYLLPLGGFFVAVYAGWFWKGSRRQDALDGGKDRPWLYPVWHVLIKYVAPGAVALVLLNQIGWFRP
- a CDS encoding DUF4292 domain-containing protein; the encoded protein is MSKSNRRLMRLGLFFLFLVFLASCAPRVAFVPPPMPANIENSLLDRLRASGDYFQSLKGLAKVHVSTRDRSIRVSQVVLAEKPHSLRTEVMGPFGQTYMVLASNRDHLSVYLPHSAEFYEGKPSSENLGKFLRLPFEVEDLVKIILYQVPLVDFQRTEVSSTPEGHYRLTLYAEDQYSQEAVFSPDLRLLSSAYFRQAEKLLSVSYADFDTNLPAFPYRIGVEIPAGQTQAEVAFSEVEVNIPIAHERFKMTAPTGVTIKPLP
- a CDS encoding tetratricopeptide repeat protein, whose amino-acid sequence is MNLRISVVFFLFVLLAGCVSTTTAPREMVREAPYVSRVTDSQAKALHYFSLYRLAVADRDLERAQAMLEGALEADPDSAFLKYAQAQMAIHQGNDEGALRAAEDAVILDPGYIDALLFLGSLHFAKGNNRQAVEYLKRVVELDPEEENALLELAVSHARLGDTEKAIDLLTQAISDNPDFYGALLTKARIYREIGLTVPAEESYLELIRNRPDLETAYVELGSLYEGKSESAKALQLYRQGIAALPESFALLNRLARLYILENRLDEALSELQRIVTLNPSEAEAWQKIGLIYLEQERFAEAAAVFRTLLKNNPHLEQARFYLGSALERLEDWQQALEAFSALSEESELYADARYHMSYLYFRLERTDQAITVLEDVFSHGGGRADAYAFLASLYEGEKRYEEALSTLQKGLALFPESANLYYQMGLVHEKDGQRAKALETMRLALDVDPEHAEALNFIAYHYAEIGENLNEALELVQRALTVKKEGHILDTLGWVYFRMERFTEAVTALEEAAALLPQDPVVLHHLADAYVAAGAFDKARQTYEDVLRIDPEAAGVQEKLRGL
- a CDS encoding ABC transporter permease, whose product is MFQYLLKRLLMMVPLLLGITLISFVVIHLAPGEPTDMQTDLNPEASVELKERLRAQYDLDQPLLVQYGKWLGRLARLDFGDSFSQDRRPVLDKILERLPITILINLLSILLILAVSVPIGVLAATKRNSLFDRLTTIFVFVGFATPSFWLALLLMDYLGVQLGLFPIAGIKSLGHEYLGWAEQIWDRVHHLIFPVFVSAFGGLAGFSRYMRSNMLEVVRQDYILTARAKGLAERAVIYKHALRNALLPVITILGLSVPGLIGGSVIFETIFAIPGMGKLFYDGVMMRDYPLIMGILVMGAILTLVGNLIADLSYALADPRIRKS
- a CDS encoding ABC transporter permease: MGSGKKQSFLLDVFWPRFRRNRMALAGLAIVLGMFLLALLASVIGGDPGAIDIPHRLQSPGLAYPLGTDDLGRDVMTRILYGARISLLVGFVAVGIATLIGIFVGALAGYYGGWVDAVIMRFVDIMLCFPTFFLILAVIAFLEPSIWNIMIIIGLTGWMGVARLVRAEFLSLRERDFVLAALALGGSDLRIIFRHILPNALSPVLVSATLGVAGAILTESALSFLGIGVQPPTPSWGNMLIAGKQTLGTAWWLSAFPGLAILVTVLGYNLLGEGIRDALDPRLKE
- a CDS encoding peptide-binding protein, translating into MSRFCLLFALILFLSGCDPQNITSPDDEVSNEPAYGDTIVMGSIGDASNLLPVLASDSSSSDINGLIYNGLVRYDKNFTIEGELAESWTISDDNRTLTFKLRPDVRWHNGTPFTSADVLFTYQLYVDPNTPTAYAEQYRLVKKAEAPDPLTFRVSYEEPLATALISWGVSIMPRHLLEGKDITQSPLSRAPVGTGPYVFKEWSPGEKIVLEANEDYFEGKPYIKRVLYRVIPDQSTMFLELLSGGLDYMGLNPIQFETQTETPAFRRRFNKYRYPSSGYTYLGYNLRKALFQDKRVRQAISYAIDKNELIDGVLLGLGQVATGPYKPGSWAYNPQVKTYAYDPERSRALLAEAGWQDHDGDGILDKEGKPFSFTIVTNQGNDQRIKSGEIIQRRLREVGIEVRLRVIEWASFLKEFINPGNFDATILGWTIPPDPDSYNVWHSSKTRPGELNFVQFRHPEVDELLEKGRRTLSQEERKKLYDRFQEILAEEQPYTFLYVPDALPVVAERFRGIEPAPAGIMHNFIEWYVPAGQHKYTR